A region from the Podarcis raffonei isolate rPodRaf1 chromosome 11, rPodRaf1.pri, whole genome shotgun sequence genome encodes:
- the ENC1 gene encoding ectoderm-neural cortex protein 1, with the protein MSVSMHENRKSRASTGSINIYLFHKSSYADSVLTHLNLLRQQRLFTDVLLHAGSKSFPCHRAVLAACSRYFEAMFSGGLKESQASEVNFHNSIHPEVLELLLDYAYSSRVIINEENAESLLEAGDMLEFQDIRDACAEFLEKNLHPTNCLGMLLLSDAHQCTKLYELSWRMCLSNFQAISKSEDFLQLPKDMVVQLLSSEELETEDERLVYESAMNWINYDLNKRYCYLPELLQTVRLALLPAIYLMENVATEELITKQRKSKEIVEEAIRCKLKILQNDGVVTSLCARPRKTGHALFLLGGQTFMCDKLYLVDQKAKEIIPKADIPSPRKEFSACAIGCKVYITGGRGSENGVSKDVWVYDTLHEEWSKAAPMLVARFGHGSAELKHCLYVVGGHTAATGCLPASPSVSLKQVEQYDPVTNKWTMVAPLREGVSNAAVVSAKLKLFAFGGTSVSHDKLPKVQCYDLCENRWTVPATCPQPWRYTAAAVLGNQIFIMGGDTEFSACSAYKFNSETYQWTKVGDVTAKRMSCHAVASGNKLYVVGGYFGIQRCKTLDCYDPTLDVWNSITTVPYSLIPTAFVSTWKHLPS; encoded by the coding sequence ATGTCAGTCAGCATGCATGAGAATCGCAAATCTAGAGCCAGCACTGGCTCCATAAACATATATCTGTTCCACAAATCTTCATATGCTGATAGCGTTCTCACTCATCTAAACCTTCTGCGCCAACAACGTCTTTTTACGGATGTGCTTCTCCATGCTGGGAGCAAGTCATTCCCTTGCCATAGAGCTGTCTTAGCTGCTTGCAGTCGATACTTTGAAGCCATGTTCAGTGGAGGACTCAAGGAGAGCCAAGCCAGTGAAGTCAACTTCCATAATTCCATCCACCCAGAGGTTCTAGAACTTCTCTTGGACTATGCATACTCCTCAAGGGTCATCATCAATGAAGAAAATGCTGAGTCTCTTCTGGAGGCTGGAGACATGTTGGAGTTTCAAGACATCAGAGATGCTTGTGCAGAATTCCTGGAGAAAAATCTCCATCCTACTAACTGCCTCGGCATGCTGCTTCTGTCTGATGCTCACCAGTGTACCAAACTCTATGAGCTCTCTTGGAGGATGTGCCTTAGCAACTTCCAGGCTATCAGCAAAAGCGAAGATTTTCTCCAGCTCCCAAAAGACATGGTTGTGCAGCTCCTGTCTAGTGaagaattggagactgaagatgAGCGTCTGGTGTATGAGTCTGCCATGAATTGGATTAACTATGATCTGAACAAACGCTACTGTTATCTACCAGAACTGTTGCAGACGGTGAGACTGGCCCTTTTGCCAGCCATCTATCTGATGGAGAATGTGGCTACCGAGGAGCTTATCACCAAGCagaggaagagcaaagagattgTTGAAGAAGCAATAAGGTGCAAGTTGAAGATTTTGCAGAACGACGGTGTAGTCACCAGTTTGTGTGCGAGGCCTCGAAAAACTGGCCATGCCCTATTTCTTTTAGGAGGACAAACCTTTATGTGTGACAAGTTGTACCTGGTTGACCAAAAAGCAAAGGAGATCATCCCCAAAGCTGACATCCCAAGCCCAAGGAAAGAGTTCAGTGCATGTGCTATTGGCTGTAAAGTCTATATTACAGGTGGCCGGGGATCCGAAAACGGCGTCTCTAAAGATGTTTGGGTGTATGATACGCTTCATGAAGAGTGGTCCAAGGCTGCTCCCATGCTAGTAGCTCGGTTTGGACACGGTTCTGCTGAACTCAAACACTGTCTATATGTTGTTGGAGGGCACACAGCAGCCACTGGTTGCCTCCCAGCTTCTCCTTCAGTATCCTTAAAGCAAGTAGAACAGTATGATCCTGTGACCAACAAATGGACAATGGTCGCTCCACTTCGAGAAGGAGTAAGCAATGCAGCTGTAGTCAGTGCAAAGCTGAAGCTGTTTGCCTTTGGCGGTACCAGTGTCAGCCATGATAAGCTACCCAAAGTTCAGTGTTACGACCTTTGTGAAAACAGATGGACAGTACCAGCCACCTGCCCCCAGCCATGGCGATACACAGCTGCAGCTGTTCTGGGCAACCAGATCTTTATTATGGGTGGAGATACTGAATTCTCCGCATGCTCGGCTTATAAATTCAACAGTGAAACTTACCAGTGGACTAAAGTGGGAGATGTTACAGCTAAGAGAATGAGCTGCCATGCAGTAGCGTCGGGAAACAAGCTGTATGTTGTTGGGGGATATTTTGGCATCCAGAGATGCAAGACGCTAGATTGCTATGACCCCACTTTAGATGTATGGAACAGCATAACCACAGTGCCCTACTCCCTAATTCCCACTGCATTTGTGAGCACATGGAAGCATCTCCCTTCTTAA